DNA from Armatimonadota bacterium:
CGAGATGAGGCTCTGACCGCCGCGGTCGCCCGGGTGGGACTTGCCGGAAAACAGAATCTGAACGCGCCGACCGGGCGCGTTGAGGATAGCATCCAACCGGTCTTCGTCGTTGAAGATGAGCGACGCGCGCTTGTAGGTGGCGAACCGGCGCGCGAAGCCGATGAGGAAGGCGTCCGGATCGAGCGCGTCGATGAGTTCGCGGAGATCCGCCGGCCCTTCGCCGTGCCGCGCGTGCTGTGTCAGGAGGCGCTGCTTCGCGAACCCGATGAGCGACCGTTTTTGCGCGAGGTGCGCCGACCAGAGTTCCTTGTCATCCGCGTTCAGGATGCCTTCCCACGCGGGCCGGTTATTGGCTACCGGCTTTACGTCCACCGCCGTCTCCGTGTTGAATCTTCCACCGCATTTGGCGAACACCGCCTTCATCTCGGGGCCGATCCAGGAGGGCATGTGGATGCCGTTCGTCACGGCTCCAACCGGGTAGCCGGCGATCTCGCGCCAGGTGCCGTCGGCGGTATGACCGTGCAGAAGGCTCACCCCGTTGGCCGCGCGGGAGTGGCGCAAGGCGAAAGCAGTCATATCGAAAACGTTGGGGTCCGCGTCCGCGCCGAGGCCGAGATTCAGGATCGCGCTTGCGGACATCGCTGTGCCCGCGAGGATAGGCGCAACCAGCGATCTTGCCAGTTCCGCGCTGAAGCGCTCGTTGCCCTCCGGTACCGGTGTGTGGATCGTGATGATTGAATCCGCTTTCACTGTCTGGCGGGCGTCCTCCACGCTCTTGCCGCCGGACAGTTGCTCGCGCAGGCGCTCCAGCAGTAGGAACGCGGAATGGCCCTCATTGAGGTGCCAGACCGATGGTGCGATTCCCAGTGCCCGCAGCGCCCGGACGCCACCGACGCCCAGGATGGTCTCCTGATACAGCCGCATCTCCCGCGTGTTGTTGTAAAGCTGGCTCGTGATCGGGCGGTCCTCGATAGAGTTCTCGGGCAGGTCCGTATCCAGCATCAGCAGCGGGATGCGGCCAACCGACGCCAGCCATACCGCGGCTGTCACCACCCGCCCGGGCATTTCCACGGTGACGTTGAGTGCATCCAGCGTGCCCGGCTTCAGGACGCGCGTGACCGACACCTTCTCCGGCTGCAGCGCGGGATAGAGGTGC
Protein-coding regions in this window:
- the glgP gene encoding alpha-glucan family phosphorylase, yielding MNENTYSDGGSVLRQIPSAAPLGFEAHALIANLGRLASNLYWTWHPEVQDLFRRIDPKLWAEQAGPTRILKEAKGLAALSGDAAFVADVRRATTQFDAYMASYDDAWYSKQGVKVKGGPIAYFCAEYGFHESLNLYAGGLGILAGDHCKEASDIGLPFVAIGIFYRSGFFHQMVDWEGRQEHLYPALQPEKVSVTRVLKPGTLDALNVTVEMPGRVVTAAVWLASVGRIPLLMLDTDLPENSIEDRPITSQLYNNTREMRLYQETILGVGGVRALRALGIAPSVWHLNEGHSAFLLLERLREQLSGGKSVEDARQTVKADSIITIHTPVPEGNERFSAELARSLVAPILAGTAMSASAILNLGLGADADPNVFDMTAFALRHSRAANGVSLLHGHTADGTWREIAGYPVGAVTNGIHMPSWIGPEMKAVFAKCGGRFNTETAVDVKPVANNRPAWEGILNADDKELWSAHLAQKRSLIGFAKQRLLTQHARHGEGPADLRELIDALDPDAFLIGFARRFATYKRASLIFNDEDRLDAILNAPGRRVQILFSGKSHPGDRGGQSLISDVYQKSQEARFKGKVFLLEDYDIEVGRNLVQGVDMWLNNPRRPLEASGTSGMKAAANGVPNVSILDGWWDEAYEGPENRNGWAIGGREVVESSDEQDKRDANEVYRILEQEVIPAYFDRDASGLPTKWLPVMKRAISTSVVAFSTKRMLEDYLTQMLVKG